The following proteins are co-located in the Ostrinia nubilalis chromosome 22, ilOstNubi1.1, whole genome shotgun sequence genome:
- the LOC135082849 gene encoding cingulin-like: protein MELYGYKMTCLEQRLHSHSVALQGASEHMASLQHSLAMLQATNSSQQDVLYTTQMQNEKHKKTIEDLHKQLEDAETTLRGFRAKLAAERLDKDNQKEHLHKEFRSQIATIENEMKAREREAEERLKQAETENKALQKKLEQQTTKNSELAGVLIKFEERVKQRDKKLEDAAASEAALKREIDHKESMIKQLEKTVAERENRLYQLTSQLEEMKRVQEMVAKLMSKSSSSTPVS from the exons ATGGAGCTGTATGGGTACAAAATGACCTGCTTGGAACAACGACTGCACTCGCACTCTGTAGCGTTGCAG ggaGCAAGTGAACACATGGCGTCTCTACAACACTCGCTAGCCATGCTACAAGCAACCAACTCCTCACAACAAGACGTTCTATACACAACACAGATGCAAAACGAAAA ACACAAAAAGACCATAGAGGACCTCCACAAACAGCTGGAAGATGCTGAAACCACATTGCGAGGGTTCCGCGCGAAGCTTGCAGCAGAGAGACTGGACAAGGACAATCAGAAGGAACATCTTCATAAGGAATTCCGGTCCCAGATCGCT ACCATAGAAAATGAGATGAAGGCACGCGAGCGGGAAGCCGAAGAGAGGCTAAAACAGGCGGAAACTGAAAACAAAGCGCTGCAGAAGAAGCTAGAACAGCAG ACAACCAAAAACAGCGAGCTGGCTGGCGTGCTGATAAAGTTCGAGGAGCGCGTCAAACAGCGCGACAAGAAGTTAGAGGACGCTGCCGCCTCGGAGGCGGCTTTGAAGAGGGAGATAGACCACAAGGAGTCG ATGATAAAACAGCTGGAAAAGACAGTGGCAGAGCGCGAGAACCGACTATACCAATTGACGTCACAGCTGGAGGAAATGAAGCGAGTGCAGGAAATGGTCGCCAAGCTTATGAGCAAGAGCAGTTCCTCTACGCCCGTCAGCTAG